From a single Pseudomonas cremoricolorata genomic region:
- a CDS encoding DNA-directed RNA polymerase subunit alpha yields MQISVNEFLTPRHIDVQVVSPTRAKITLEPLERGFGHTLGNALRRILLSSMPGCAVVEAEIEGVLHEYSAIEGVQEDVIEILLNLKGLAIKLHGRDEVTLTLSKKGSGVVTAADIQLDHDVEIVNPDHVIANLASNGALNMKLTVARGRGYEPADSRQSDEDESRSIGRLQLDASFSPVRRIAYVVENARVEQRTNLDKLVIDLETNGTLDPEEAIRRAATILQQQLAAFVDLKGDSEPVVVEQEDEIDPILLRPVDDLELTVRSANCLKAENIYYIGDLIQRTEVELLKTPNLGKKSLTEIKDVLASRGLSLGMRLDNWPPASLKKDDKATA; encoded by the coding sequence ATGCAGATTTCGGTAAATGAGTTCCTGACACCCCGCCACATCGATGTGCAGGTTGTCAGTCCAACCCGCGCCAAGATTACGCTCGAGCCTCTCGAGCGTGGTTTCGGCCATACCCTGGGCAACGCGCTGCGCCGCATCCTGTTGTCCTCTATGCCTGGCTGTGCAGTGGTCGAGGCCGAGATCGAGGGCGTACTCCACGAGTACTCCGCGATCGAAGGTGTACAGGAAGATGTCATTGAAATCCTGTTGAACCTGAAAGGTCTGGCCATCAAGCTGCACGGTCGTGACGAAGTTACGCTGACCTTGTCGAAAAAGGGTTCGGGGGTGGTTACCGCTGCCGATATTCAGCTGGATCATGATGTCGAGATCGTCAACCCCGATCACGTAATCGCTAACCTGGCGTCCAATGGCGCCTTGAACATGAAGCTCACCGTAGCTCGTGGTCGTGGTTACGAGCCAGCCGACTCCCGTCAGAGTGATGAAGACGAGAGCCGTAGCATTGGTCGTTTGCAGTTGGACGCTTCGTTCAGCCCTGTGCGTCGTATCGCCTATGTGGTCGAAAACGCCCGTGTTGAACAGCGTACCAACCTCGACAAGCTGGTCATTGATCTGGAAACCAACGGTACTCTGGACCCTGAAGAGGCTATCCGCCGCGCTGCAACCATCCTGCAACAGCAGTTGGCTGCGTTCGTCGACCTCAAAGGTGACAGTGAGCCGGTAGTGGTTGAGCAGGAAGACGAGATCGATCCGATCCTGCTGCGCCCGGTAGACGACCTGGAACTGACCGTACGTTCGGCCAACTGCCTGAAGGCGGAGAACATCTACTACATCGGCGACCTGATTCAGCGTACCGAAGTAGAGCTGTTGAAGACTCCGAACCTGGGCAAGAAGTCCCTGACCGAAATCAAGGACGTCCTGGCTTCCCGTGGTTTGTCTCTCGGCATGCGCCTCGACAACTGGCCGCCTGCAAGCCTTAAGAAAGACGACAAGGCGACTGCCTGA
- the rplQ gene encoding 50S ribosomal protein L17 — protein sequence MRHRKSGRHLSRTSSHRKAMFQNMAVSLFEHELIKTTLPKAKELRRVAEPLITLAKEDSVANRRLAFDRTRSKAIVGKLFNDLGKRYATRQGGYLRILKCGFRAGDNAPMAYVELVDRPVGGAVEAAE from the coding sequence ATGCGTCATCGTAAAAGTGGACGTCACCTGAGCCGTACCAGCTCTCACCGCAAAGCTATGTTCCAGAACATGGCGGTGTCGCTGTTCGAGCACGAGCTGATCAAAACTACCCTGCCGAAAGCCAAAGAACTGCGCCGCGTTGCCGAGCCGCTGATCACTCTGGCCAAGGAAGACAGCGTTGCTAACCGTCGTCTGGCCTTCGACCGCACTCGTTCGAAAGCTATCGTTGGCAAACTGTTCAACGATCTGGGCAAGCGCTATGCAACCCGTCAGGGTGGCTACCTGCGCATCCTGAAGTGCGGTTTCCGCGCTGGCGACAACGCGCCTATGGCGTACGTCGAGCTGGTTGATCGTCCTGTCGGCGGCGCTGTAGAAGCTGCTGAGTAA
- a CDS encoding catalase, with protein MTKILTTASGAPVSDNQNSRSAGARGPLLLDDFHLIEKLAHFNRENIPERRVHAKGSGAYGTFTVTADITRYSSAKLFDHIGKQTETFLRFSTVGGERGSADTERDPRGFALKFYTEEGNWDIVGNNTPVFFIRDPLKFPDFIHTQKRHPQTNLKNAQMMWDFWSHSPEALHQVTILFSDRGLPDGYRHMHGFGSHTYSLINAQGQRTWVKWHFKTQQGIKNLSGEEAARLAGSDPDYAQRDLFEAIERGDFPKWTACIQVMSEEQAAQRSENPFDVTKTWSQKEFPLIEVGVLELNRNPLNYFAEVEQATFGPSNMVPGVGLSPDRMLQGRVFAYADAHRYRVGTNHQQLPVNAPRSPVNSYQRDGSMAMGAYGAAPNYEPNSYQDAPKQSPQHAEPSLALNGTADRHDHRVDGDYFSHAGALFRLMSPEQQALLVSNIAGAMQGVSEDVIQRQLQYFHEADPHYGAGVAKALGGNFS; from the coding sequence ATGACCAAGATCCTCACTACCGCAAGCGGTGCCCCCGTAAGCGACAATCAGAATTCCCGCTCGGCGGGTGCACGCGGCCCGCTGTTGCTCGATGATTTCCACCTCATCGAAAAGCTGGCCCACTTCAATCGTGAAAATATTCCTGAGCGCCGTGTTCATGCCAAAGGCTCCGGCGCCTATGGCACATTCACCGTCACTGCGGACATTACCCGCTACAGCAGCGCCAAGCTGTTCGATCATATTGGCAAGCAGACCGAAACCTTTCTGCGTTTTTCCACGGTAGGCGGCGAGCGCGGCTCTGCGGACACCGAACGTGACCCGCGCGGGTTCGCCCTCAAGTTCTACACTGAGGAAGGCAACTGGGACATCGTGGGCAATAACACACCGGTGTTCTTCATTCGTGATCCGTTGAAGTTCCCCGACTTTATCCACACGCAGAAGCGCCATCCGCAGACCAACCTGAAGAATGCCCAGATGATGTGGGACTTCTGGTCGCACTCGCCCGAAGCACTGCATCAGGTGACCATTCTGTTCTCGGACCGTGGTCTTCCGGACGGCTACCGGCATATGCACGGCTTTGGCAGCCACACCTACAGCCTGATCAATGCACAGGGCCAGCGCACGTGGGTCAAATGGCATTTCAAGACCCAGCAGGGCATCAAGAATCTTTCAGGTGAAGAGGCGGCTCGCCTGGCGGGCAGTGATCCAGACTACGCACAGCGTGACCTGTTCGAGGCCATTGAGCGTGGTGACTTCCCCAAGTGGACAGCGTGCATTCAAGTCATGAGCGAAGAGCAGGCTGCGCAGCGCTCGGAGAACCCGTTCGATGTCACCAAGACCTGGTCGCAGAAAGAATTTCCGTTGATCGAAGTCGGTGTACTGGAGCTCAACCGTAACCCGCTCAATTACTTCGCTGAAGTCGAGCAGGCGACGTTTGGGCCTAGCAACATGGTGCCAGGTGTCGGCTTGTCGCCAGATCGCATGCTGCAGGGCCGTGTGTTCGCCTATGCCGATGCGCATCGCTACCGCGTGGGCACCAACCACCAGCAGTTGCCTGTGAACGCACCGCGCAGCCCGGTAAACAGCTATCAGCGTGATGGTTCGATGGCGATGGGTGCCTACGGCGCTGCACCGAACTACGAGCCCAACAGCTACCAGGATGCGCCCAAGCAGTCGCCGCAGCACGCCGAGCCGTCGCTCGCGTTGAACGGCACGGCGGATCGCCACGACCACCGCGTCGATGGCGATTATTTCAGTCACGCTGGCGCGTTGTTCCGTCTGATGAGCCCTGAGCAGCAAGCGCTGCTGGTGAGCAACATCGCCGGTGCGATGCAGGGTGTCAGTGAGGATGTCATCCAGCGGCAGTTGCAGTACTTCCACGAGGCCGATCCACACTATGGGGCCGGTGTTGCGAAAGCATTGGGTGGTAATTTCAGCTAA
- the bfr gene encoding bacterioferritin translates to MLGHPDVIDYLNTLLTGELAARDQYFIHSRMYEDWGLSKLYERINHEMEEEAQHADALMRRILMLEGTPRMRPDDLDVGTTVPEMIASDLRLEYKVRAALCKGIELCESHKDYISRDILRAQLADTEEDHTYWLEKQQGLIKSIGLQNYLQSQM, encoded by the coding sequence ATGTTAGGCCACCCGGACGTTATCGATTATCTAAACACGTTGCTGACGGGCGAACTGGCAGCACGTGACCAGTACTTCATCCACTCGCGCATGTACGAAGACTGGGGCCTGAGCAAGCTCTACGAGCGTATCAATCACGAAATGGAAGAAGAGGCTCAGCACGCTGATGCCTTGATGCGTCGTATCCTCATGCTCGAAGGCACCCCGCGCATGCGTCCTGACGACCTCGATGTCGGCACCACGGTGCCGGAGATGATCGCCTCGGACCTGCGCCTTGAATACAAAGTGCGCGCCGCGCTGTGCAAGGGCATCGAGCTGTGTGAGTCGCACAAGGACTACATCAGCCGTGACATTCTTCGCGCGCAGTTGGCTGACACCGAGGAAGATCACACCTACTGGCTGGAAAAGCAGCAGGGCCTGATCAAGTCCATTGGCCTGCAGAACTACCTGCAATCGCAGATGTAA
- the uvrA gene encoding excinuclease ABC subunit UvrA translates to MDKILIRGARTHNLKNIDLTLPRDKLIVITGLSGSGKSSLAFDTLYAEGQRRYVESLSAYARQFLSMMEKPDVDTIEGLSPAISIEQKSTSHNPRSTVGTITEIYDYLRLLYARVGTPRCPDHDIPLEAQTVSQMVDLVLERPEGSKLMLLAPVIRERKGEHLAVFDELRAQGFVRARINGRLYEMDELPKLDKQKKHSIDVVVDRFKVRADLQQRLAESFETALKLADGLALVAPMDDEPGEETIFSARFACPVCGHSISELEPKLFSFNNPAGACPTCDGLGVKQFFDVKRLVNHELTLAEGAIRGWDRRNVYYFQMLGSLAQQFGFSLDKPFGELSADHQKVILHGSGKNNVDFKYLNDRGDIVKRSHPFEGIVPNLERRYRETESNTVREELAKFLGTQPCPDCRGTRLRREARHVWVGEKTLPAVTNMPIGDASGYFADLTLTGRRGEIAAKILKEICERLQFLVNVGLDYLTLDRSAETLSGGEAQRIRLASQIGAGLVGVMYILDEPSIGLHQRDNDRLLGTLNHLRDLGNTVIVVEHDEDAIRLADYVVDIGPGAGVHGGQIVAEGTPDEVMAHPDSLTGKYLSGRKKIVVPAKRTPRNKKLSLKLKGARGNNLQNVDLEIPIGLLTCVTGVSGSGKSTLINNTLYPLAAAALNGTTSLEAAAHASMDGLQHLDKVVDIDQSPIGRTPRSNPATYTGIFTPIRELFSGVPEARSRGYGPGRFSFNVKGGRCEACQGDGLIKVEMHFLPDIYVPCDVCKSKRYNRETLEIKYKGKNIHEVLEMTIEDAREFFDAVPALARKLQTLMDVGLSYIKLGQSATTLSGGEAQRVKLSRELSKRDTGKTLYILDEPTTGLHFADIQQLLDVLHRLRDHGNTVVVIEHNLDVIKTADWLVDLGPEGGSKGGQIIACGTPEDLAKHKQSYTGHYLKPLLERDRA, encoded by the coding sequence GTGGACAAGATCCTGATCCGTGGGGCACGTACCCACAACCTGAAGAACATCGACCTTACCCTTCCGCGTGACAAACTGATCGTCATCACCGGCCTGTCCGGTTCGGGCAAGTCCTCCCTCGCCTTCGACACCCTCTATGCGGAGGGTCAGCGTCGCTACGTGGAATCACTCTCGGCCTATGCTCGGCAGTTCTTGTCGATGATGGAAAAGCCCGACGTCGACACCATCGAGGGTCTGTCGCCGGCCATTTCCATCGAGCAGAAATCGACCTCGCACAACCCACGTTCCACCGTCGGCACCATCACCGAGATCTACGATTACCTGCGCCTGCTGTACGCCCGTGTCGGCACCCCGCGCTGCCCTGACCACGACATCCCGCTGGAGGCGCAGACCGTCAGCCAGATGGTCGATCTGGTGCTCGAACGCCCAGAGGGCAGCAAACTGATGTTGCTGGCGCCAGTGATCCGTGAACGCAAGGGCGAACATCTGGCAGTGTTCGACGAGCTGCGCGCACAAGGCTTCGTTCGCGCGCGCATCAACGGCAGGCTGTACGAGATGGACGAACTGCCCAAGCTCGACAAACAGAAGAAGCACAGCATCGACGTGGTGGTCGACCGCTTCAAGGTGCGTGCCGACCTCCAGCAGCGTCTGGCCGAATCCTTCGAGACCGCGCTGAAGCTGGCCGACGGGCTTGCCTTGGTGGCGCCGATGGACGACGAACCAGGCGAAGAAACCATTTTCTCCGCCCGCTTTGCCTGCCCGGTGTGCGGTCACTCGATCAGCGAGCTAGAACCCAAGCTGTTTTCTTTCAACAACCCGGCGGGTGCCTGCCCAACCTGCGATGGCCTGGGGGTGAAACAGTTCTTCGACGTCAAACGCCTGGTCAACCACGAACTGACCCTCGCCGAAGGTGCGATCCGTGGCTGGGACCGGCGCAATGTCTACTACTTCCAGATGCTCGGTTCGCTGGCTCAGCAGTTCGGTTTCAGCCTGGACAAGCCGTTCGGCGAGCTGTCTGCCGATCACCAGAAAGTCATCCTCCATGGCAGCGGCAAGAACAACGTCGATTTCAAGTACCTGAACGACCGCGGCGATATCGTCAAACGCTCGCACCCGTTCGAGGGCATCGTGCCCAATCTGGAACGACGCTATCGGGAAACCGAATCGAACACCGTCCGTGAGGAGCTGGCCAAGTTCCTCGGCACCCAGCCCTGCCCGGACTGCCGCGGTACGCGTCTGCGCCGCGAGGCGCGCCATGTGTGGGTAGGGGAAAAAACCCTGCCGGCCGTGACCAACATGCCGATCGGCGATGCCAGCGGTTACTTTGCCGACTTGACCCTGACCGGTCGTCGCGGAGAAATCGCCGCGAAAATTCTCAAGGAAATCTGTGAGCGTCTGCAGTTCCTGGTCAACGTCGGCCTCGACTACCTGACGCTGGATCGCAGTGCCGAAACGCTGTCGGGCGGTGAGGCACAGCGCATTCGTCTGGCCAGCCAGATCGGCGCTGGCCTGGTCGGGGTCATGTACATCCTCGATGAGCCTTCCATCGGCCTGCACCAGCGCGACAACGACCGCCTCTTGGGCACGCTCAACCACCTGCGCGACCTGGGTAACACCGTGATCGTCGTCGAGCACGACGAAGACGCCATCCGACTGGCCGATTACGTGGTCGACATCGGCCCTGGCGCGGGCGTCCATGGCGGGCAGATCGTTGCCGAGGGTACCCCGGACGAGGTCATGGCTCACCCCGACTCGCTGACGGGCAAATACCTGTCGGGGCGCAAGAAGATCGTCGTACCGGCCAAGCGCACCCCGCGTAACAAGAAGCTCTCACTCAAGCTCAAAGGCGCGCGTGGCAACAACCTGCAGAACGTCGACCTGGAAATTCCCATCGGCCTGCTGACCTGCGTGACCGGCGTCTCCGGCTCAGGCAAGTCGACGCTGATCAACAACACGTTGTATCCGCTGGCCGCCGCGGCGCTCAATGGCACCACCAGCCTGGAAGCTGCGGCCCATGCAAGCATGGACGGGCTGCAACACCTGGATAAGGTGGTGGATATCGATCAAAGCCCGATCGGTCGTACTCCACGCTCCAACCCGGCCACCTACACCGGGATCTTCACGCCGATTCGCGAGCTGTTCTCCGGCGTACCGGAAGCACGTTCGCGCGGTTATGGTCCGGGGCGTTTCTCATTCAACGTCAAGGGCGGTCGCTGCGAGGCCTGCCAGGGCGATGGTCTGATCAAGGTCGAGATGCACTTCCTGCCAGACATCTATGTGCCGTGTGACGTGTGCAAGAGCAAGCGTTACAACCGCGAGACGCTGGAGATCAAGTACAAGGGCAAGAACATTCACGAAGTGCTGGAAATGACCATTGAGGATGCTCGAGAGTTCTTCGATGCAGTACCTGCACTGGCGCGCAAGCTGCAAACGCTGATGGATGTCGGCTTGTCGTACATCAAGCTCGGCCAGTCGGCGACGACTCTGTCAGGTGGCGAGGCGCAGCGGGTCAAGTTGTCGCGCGAGCTGTCCAAGCGCGACACAGGCAAAACGCTGTACATCCTCGACGAGCCAACCACGGGCCTGCATTTTGCCGACATCCAGCAGCTGCTCGACGTGTTGCACCGCCTGCGCGACCACGGCAATACCGTGGTGGTGATCGAGCACAACCTGGATGTCATCAAAACCGCCGACTGGCTGGTCGATCTCGGCCCGGAAGGCGGCTCCAAGGGTGGTCAGATCATCGCATGCGGCACGCCTGAAGACCTTGCAAAGCACAAGCAGTCGTATACGGGCCATTACCTCAAGCCCCTGCTGGAGCGTGACCGAGCATAG
- a CDS encoding MFS transporter — translation MHDTHSDRMSGTETRAAGGLALVFAFRMLGMFMVLPVLATYGMDLAGATPALIGLAIGAYGLTQAVLQIPFGMISDRIGRRPVIYLGLLVFALGSILAAQADSIWGVIAGRILQGAGAISAAVMALLSDLTREQHRTKAMAMIGMSIGLSFAVAMVVGPLLTSAFGLSGLFLATAGLAVIGLGIVAFVVPNAHTALQHRESGVARQALGPTLRHPDLLRLDVSIFILHAILMASFIALPLAFVERGGLPKEEHWWVYLTALLVSFFAMVPFIIYGEKKRKMKRVLLGAVSVLLLVEVFFWQWADNLRGLLIGTVIFFTAFNLLEASLPSLVSKVSPAGGKGTAMGVYSTSQFLGAALGGILGGWLFQHGGLNGVFVGCAVLCAVWLISALGMNEPPYVTSLRMPLTPEATRDAGLAERLMAVPGVTDAVVVADEAAIYIKLDTKILDRATLERLVNPPAAACEA, via the coding sequence ATGCACGACACCCATAGCGACCGCATGAGTGGCACTGAAACGCGCGCCGCAGGCGGCCTTGCCCTGGTCTTCGCTTTTCGCATGCTGGGCATGTTCATGGTGCTGCCGGTGCTGGCGACCTATGGGATGGACCTGGCCGGCGCCACGCCTGCATTGATTGGCCTGGCGATCGGTGCCTATGGATTGACCCAGGCGGTGCTGCAAATCCCGTTCGGGATGATCTCCGACCGTATCGGCCGGCGTCCGGTCATTTACCTCGGGCTGCTGGTGTTCGCTCTGGGCAGCATCCTTGCAGCCCAGGCCGATTCGATCTGGGGCGTGATCGCCGGACGTATCCTGCAGGGCGCGGGCGCGATCTCGGCCGCGGTCATGGCGTTGTTGTCGGACCTTACCCGGGAGCAGCACCGCACCAAAGCCATGGCGATGATCGGCATGAGCATCGGCTTATCTTTCGCGGTGGCCATGGTCGTCGGGCCATTGCTGACAAGTGCCTTCGGTTTGTCAGGCCTTTTCCTCGCTACTGCAGGACTGGCCGTCATTGGCCTGGGCATCGTCGCCTTCGTCGTGCCGAACGCGCACACGGCCCTGCAGCATCGTGAGTCGGGCGTTGCGCGCCAGGCACTGGGCCCAACCCTGCGTCACCCGGACCTTCTGCGTCTGGATGTGAGCATTTTCATCCTGCACGCCATCCTCATGGCCAGCTTCATCGCGCTGCCGCTGGCGTTCGTCGAGCGCGGTGGTTTGCCGAAGGAAGAGCACTGGTGGGTGTACCTGACCGCGTTGCTCGTTTCATTTTTCGCAATGGTGCCGTTCATCATCTACGGCGAGAAAAAGCGCAAGATGAAACGCGTGTTGCTTGGCGCGGTCAGTGTGCTGTTGCTGGTGGAAGTGTTTTTCTGGCAGTGGGCTGACAACTTGCGCGGACTGCTGATTGGCACCGTGATATTCTTCACCGCGTTCAACCTGCTGGAGGCGTCCTTGCCTTCACTGGTCAGCAAGGTGTCGCCGGCGGGTGGCAAAGGCACGGCGATGGGGGTGTATTCCACCAGCCAGTTCCTTGGCGCTGCACTGGGCGGCATTCTCGGTGGCTGGTTGTTCCAGCACGGTGGCCTCAACGGCGTGTTCGTCGGTTGTGCAGTGCTGTGCGCGGTGTGGCTGATCAGCGCGCTGGGCATGAACGAACCGCCTTATGTCACCAGTCTGCGCATGCCGCTGACGCCAGAGGCAACCCGTGACGCCGGGCTGGCCGAGCGCCTCATGGCCGTGCCGGGTGTGACCGACGCCGTGGTGGTGGCGGACGAAGCTGCCATCTACATCAAACTGGATACGAAAATTTTGGATCGTGCGACCCTGGAGCGGCTGGTGAATCCACCCGCGGCGGCGTGCGAAGCCTAG
- the ssb gene encoding single-stranded DNA-binding protein translates to MARGVNKVILVGTCGQDPQTRYLPNGNAVTNLSLATSEQWTDKQSGQKVERTEWHRVSLFGKVAEIAGQYLRKGSQCYIEGKLQTREWEKDGVKRYTTEIIVDINGTMQLLGGSGGGGNAQGPRDNGDSYNQDHGQQQYNQAPRQQAPRPQQAQRPAQQPAQQQQPAADFDSFDDDIPF, encoded by the coding sequence ATGGCCCGTGGGGTTAACAAAGTCATTCTGGTCGGTACCTGTGGTCAGGATCCTCAAACCCGCTACCTGCCCAACGGTAACGCCGTGACCAACCTGAGCCTGGCCACCAGCGAGCAGTGGACCGACAAACAGTCCGGTCAGAAGGTCGAGCGCACCGAGTGGCACCGCGTCTCGCTGTTCGGCAAGGTTGCCGAGATTGCCGGCCAGTACCTGCGCAAGGGCTCGCAGTGCTACATCGAAGGCAAGCTGCAGACCCGCGAGTGGGAAAAGGACGGCGTCAAGCGCTACACCACCGAGATCATCGTCGACATCAACGGCACCATGCAGCTGTTGGGTGGTAGCGGCGGCGGCGGCAACGCCCAGGGTCCACGCGACAACGGTGATTCCTACAATCAGGATCACGGTCAGCAGCAGTACAACCAGGCGCCTCGTCAGCAGGCCCCGCGTCCGCAACAGGCTCAGCGCCCAGCCCAGCAGCCGGCGCAACAGCAGCAGCCAGCGGCCGACTTCGACAGTTTCGATGATGATATTCCGTTCTGA
- a CDS encoding LysR substrate-binding domain-containing protein, which yields MRLDVADLQLFLCIVDAGSITAGAERANLALASASERLRNIEKAVGVELLQRRSRGVTTTEAGEALAHHARLILRQQEALRSELEDYARGARGTVQLYANTAALSDFLPSRLAPWLAQRPRLRMEIKERTSTDIIRAVAAGLIEAGVVSTAVQAQDVQLIAIAQDHLVIIADPVLASGFAREVAFADLLTLPFVGLYQGSALQDHIDQHAHDAGRPLDIRIRMSSFEDVCEMVAHGVGVAIVPKRIAQRYRRRHSLRVHTLSDVWAKRELCLCLRDWEALSAPMQSLLTYLLEGAEKRD from the coding sequence ATGCGCCTCGATGTAGCCGATCTGCAATTGTTCCTGTGCATCGTGGACGCCGGCAGCATCACCGCCGGCGCCGAACGCGCCAATCTCGCACTGGCATCGGCCAGCGAGCGACTGCGCAACATCGAGAAGGCGGTAGGAGTCGAACTGCTGCAGCGCCGCTCCAGAGGTGTGACCACCACCGAAGCCGGCGAAGCACTGGCGCACCACGCACGCTTGATTCTGCGTCAGCAGGAAGCGCTCAGGAGTGAACTGGAAGATTACGCCAGGGGCGCTCGCGGCACCGTTCAGTTGTACGCCAACACTGCGGCGCTCTCGGACTTTTTACCCAGCCGCCTCGCACCCTGGCTGGCGCAGCGTCCGCGCTTACGTATGGAGATCAAGGAGCGGACCAGCACGGATATCATCCGCGCGGTCGCGGCGGGGCTGATCGAAGCCGGGGTGGTTTCGACCGCTGTACAGGCGCAGGACGTCCAGCTGATAGCGATCGCACAGGATCATCTGGTGATCATCGCCGATCCGGTACTCGCGAGCGGCTTCGCCCGAGAGGTCGCTTTCGCAGACCTGCTCACCCTGCCCTTTGTCGGCCTCTACCAGGGAAGCGCGCTGCAGGATCACATCGATCAGCATGCCCACGATGCCGGAAGGCCTTTGGACATCCGAATCAGGATGAGCAGTTTTGAGGACGTGTGTGAAATGGTTGCTCACGGCGTGGGCGTTGCGATTGTTCCAAAGAGGATCGCTCAGCGATACAGACGGCGACATTCGCTACGTGTGCATACGCTGAGCGATGTGTGGGCGAAGCGTGAATTGTGTCTTTGCCTGCGTGACTGGGAAGCGTTGTCTGCACCGATGCAGAGCCTGCTCACGTATCTTCTGGAGGGTGCAGAAAAGCGGGACTGA
- a CDS encoding sulfite exporter TauE/SafE family protein, which translates to MHDSIVFALLLTGTFLAAGLVKGVTGMGLPTVAMGLLGVVMSPAAAAALLIIPSFVTNIWQLFSGPSLARLLRRFWPMMLCISVGTIAGAALLVAVDPLWSGFALGLALLVYAGYALVAPKLAVPIIAERWLSPLIGALTGIVTGATGVFVMPAVPYLGSLHMSREKLVQALGLSFTVSTLALAVGLFFNGAFQVSQAGVSTLAVVPALLGMWLGQRIRVRISAARFRQCFLVFLIVLGLELVCRPFI; encoded by the coding sequence ATGCATGATTCGATTGTCTTCGCGCTTCTGCTGACGGGGACCTTTCTGGCGGCCGGATTAGTCAAGGGCGTTACCGGCATGGGCCTGCCGACAGTAGCGATGGGCTTGCTCGGCGTGGTGATGTCGCCAGCGGCCGCAGCAGCGTTGCTGATCATCCCTTCGTTCGTGACCAATATCTGGCAGTTGTTCAGCGGACCATCATTGGCTCGGCTGCTTCGGCGGTTCTGGCCGATGATGCTGTGCATCAGCGTGGGGACGATAGCTGGTGCTGCGCTGCTGGTCGCAGTCGATCCGTTGTGGTCAGGGTTCGCGCTTGGCCTGGCCTTGCTGGTGTATGCCGGGTACGCGCTGGTCGCGCCGAAACTGGCCGTTCCGATCATCGCTGAGCGCTGGCTCTCACCGTTGATCGGTGCGCTTACCGGCATCGTCACAGGTGCCACCGGCGTGTTCGTCATGCCGGCGGTGCCGTACCTGGGCTCATTGCACATGAGCCGCGAAAAATTAGTGCAGGCGCTCGGTCTGTCGTTCACCGTTTCCACGCTGGCGCTGGCCGTTGGACTGTTCTTCAACGGTGCGTTTCAGGTTTCGCAGGCCGGTGTGTCGACGCTGGCGGTGGTGCCCGCGCTGCTGGGGATGTGGCTGGGGCAGCGGATCAGAGTGCGCATCAGTGCGGCGCGTTTTCGCCAGTGTTTCCTGGTCTTTTTGATCGTGCTCGGCCTGGAGCTGGTCTGTCGTCCGTTCATCTGA
- a CDS encoding asparaginase, which translates to MRAVKNLLVLYTGGTIGMLETPNGLAPAGGFDARMREHLLQRSDAPQIDWTLRELNPLLDSANMQPGNWLAMRDAIVEAVDQHGHDGVLVLHGTDTLAHSAAALSFLLLGLPVQVLLTGSMLPAGAPDSDAWDNLCGALRAFEQGLEDGVQVYFHGKRLHGCRVSKLRSEAFDAFVALPRHREGEKASALPANLDYRHPRQPVNLAVLPVFPGLQAEQVRGLIDSGVQGLVLECYGSGTGPSDDQALLDVLHDARQAGVVIVAISQCPEGAVLFDTYAAGSRLRDTGLLSGGGMTREAALGKLFALLGAGLDQQAAEHWFMLDLCGERA; encoded by the coding sequence ATGCGCGCAGTCAAGAATCTTCTGGTTTTGTATACCGGCGGCACCATCGGCATGCTCGAAACCCCAAACGGCCTGGCGCCGGCCGGCGGCTTCGACGCCCGTATGCGCGAGCATCTGCTGCAGCGCAGCGATGCCCCGCAAATCGATTGGACCTTGCGTGAACTGAACCCGCTGCTCGACAGCGCCAACATGCAGCCGGGCAACTGGCTGGCGATGCGCGATGCCATCGTCGAAGCGGTCGACCAGCATGGCCATGACGGCGTGCTGGTGCTGCACGGCACCGACACCCTGGCGCACAGCGCCGCTGCGCTTAGCTTCCTGCTGCTCGGCTTGCCGGTGCAGGTGCTGCTGACTGGCTCGATGCTGCCGGCCGGCGCGCCAGACAGCGATGCCTGGGACAATCTCTGCGGCGCTCTCAGGGCATTCGAACAGGGCCTGGAAGACGGCGTGCAGGTGTACTTCCATGGCAAGCGGCTGCACGGCTGCCGGGTGTCGAAGCTGCGCAGCGAAGCGTTCGACGCGTTCGTAGCACTGCCACGCCACCGTGAAGGCGAAAAGGCCAGCGCCCTCCCTGCCAACCTCGATTATCGCCACCCGCGCCAGCCGGTGAATCTGGCGGTGCTGCCGGTATTCCCAGGCTTGCAGGCCGAACAGGTCCGCGGCCTGATCGACAGCGGCGTTCAAGGCCTGGTGCTGGAATGCTACGGCAGCGGCACTGGTCCGTCCGACGATCAAGCGCTGCTCGACGTGCTGCACGACGCCCGCCAGGCCGGCGTGGTGATCGTTGCCATCAGCCAATGCCCGGAAGGTGCCGTGCTGTTCGACACCTACGCCGCCGGCAGCCGCCTGCGCGACACCGGCCTGCTCAGCGGTGGCGGCATGACCCGCGAAGCGGCCTTGGGCAAGCTGTTCGCCCTGCTCGGCGCAGGGCTCGACCAGCAGGCCGCCGAGCACTGGTTCATGCTCGATCTGTGTGGTGAGCGAGCCTGA